One segment of Paenibacillus rhizovicinus DNA contains the following:
- a CDS encoding NAD-dependent epimerase/dehydratase family protein codes for MNILVTGGMGFLGSNLVPMLREQGYRVVSYDRRIGSNGGDAALGYVQGDLLDLPLLLETIRKYAIDRIIHTAAISHPVTAIDIPYQTVLTNALGTTNVFEAARLSGIKRVVNLSSEYAYGNNAQLGTVTEDVPLHPSGVYGATKVFTEKLAYGYRNLYGLEIPSLRPGWLYGPGQFMQCYMKDLIVNAIRREPTVLKEGRDYGFQYVHVKDVAQACIRAMEATEMKSFVYSITAGYKTTFGELIALVEELYPDAVIDVGEGRFQELDHYGTFDISKAREEIGYEPAMAFEESVRAYAAWLEQHPY; via the coding sequence GAACATTTTAGTAACCGGAGGCATGGGCTTCCTCGGATCCAATTTGGTGCCGATGCTGAGAGAACAAGGCTATCGCGTTGTCAGTTACGATCGGAGAATCGGCAGCAACGGAGGCGATGCCGCGCTTGGTTACGTACAAGGGGATTTGCTCGACCTGCCGCTGCTGCTGGAGACGATCCGCAAATACGCCATCGACCGCATCATCCATACGGCAGCCATTTCCCACCCGGTGACGGCAATCGATATTCCGTACCAGACGGTGCTGACGAACGCGCTCGGCACGACGAATGTGTTCGAAGCGGCGCGGCTCTCCGGCATCAAGCGGGTCGTGAACCTAAGCTCGGAATACGCCTACGGCAACAATGCGCAGCTTGGTACCGTGACGGAAGACGTGCCTCTCCACCCAAGCGGCGTCTATGGGGCGACGAAAGTGTTTACGGAGAAGCTCGCTTACGGCTACCGCAATTTGTACGGCCTCGAAATTCCGTCGCTGCGTCCGGGCTGGCTGTACGGACCGGGCCAGTTCATGCAGTGCTACATGAAAGACCTGATCGTGAACGCCATCCGCAGGGAACCGACGGTGCTGAAGGAAGGCCGGGACTACGGTTTCCAGTATGTGCATGTGAAGGATGTTGCCCAGGCATGCATCCGCGCGATGGAAGCGACGGAGATGAAGAGCTTCGTCTACAGCATTACGGCCGGGTACAAGACGACGTTCGGAGAGCTGATCGCGCTCGTTGAAGAGCTGTATCCCGATGCGGTTATCGATGTCGGCGAAGGTCGTTTCCAGGAGCTCGATCATTACGGCACGTTCGATATTTCCAAGGCGCGCGAGGAGATCGGCTACGAGCCGGCGATGGCGTTCGAGGAGAGCGTTCGCGCCTATGCGGCTTGGCTGGAGCAACATCCTTACTAA
- a CDS encoding aromatic ring-hydroxylating oxygenase subunit alpha has protein sequence MHNDTAATPKYSRAISLLKEMRESLKEGIIPVGIFNDRELYEMEIEKIFTRKWIFVGHESEIPSPGDYVLRYIGEDPFIVNRDESGEIRVMLDACVHRGVRVCRAEKGNASHFRCPYHGFIYKNNGDLIGMPAQQHAYNGLNKKEWGLLEARCDTLHGLIFACLDNDTPPLEEYLADSKYYLDLLFGLQDEGLEVIGEPQRWIVKANWKVAAENFSGDAYHLIFLHHSAYEVGSTPFSMLGNMNGEQILAGNGHCVDISLDKTPQPVDMPYWNFPQEIVDTFRLDRLDPKGLEIVRDSKEMLGNIFPNSSFLLMTVTPEKDLPPVPFISMRQWRPKGPDEIEIWNWFLMFKNTPQSFKEASYRAGSTTFSLSGIFEMDDSMTWETITQTAGNRFARENLKLNFQMGMNGMGKAKRDEEWPLPGIAYYPRYGEGNQRYFYESYVQTMLGED, from the coding sequence ATGCATAACGATACGGCGGCAACGCCTAAATACAGCCGGGCCATCTCCTTGCTGAAGGAAATGCGGGAGAGCTTGAAGGAAGGCATCATTCCCGTCGGTATTTTCAACGACCGGGAGCTGTACGAGATGGAAATCGAGAAGATTTTCACGAGAAAATGGATCTTCGTCGGCCACGAATCGGAGATTCCGTCCCCGGGCGATTACGTGCTTCGCTACATCGGCGAGGACCCGTTCATCGTCAACCGGGACGAATCAGGCGAGATCCGCGTCATGCTGGACGCCTGCGTTCACCGTGGCGTGCGCGTGTGCAGGGCGGAGAAGGGCAATGCTTCGCATTTCCGCTGCCCCTATCACGGTTTTATATACAAGAACAACGGAGACCTCATCGGGATGCCGGCCCAGCAGCATGCGTATAACGGCTTGAACAAGAAAGAATGGGGGCTGCTCGAAGCCAGATGCGACACGCTGCACGGCCTCATCTTCGCCTGCTTGGACAACGATACGCCGCCGCTTGAAGAGTACCTCGCGGACAGCAAGTATTACTTGGATTTGTTATTCGGATTGCAGGACGAAGGGCTTGAGGTCATTGGCGAACCGCAGCGCTGGATCGTCAAAGCGAATTGGAAGGTGGCGGCTGAGAACTTCAGCGGGGATGCGTACCATTTGATCTTCCTGCACCATTCGGCTTACGAAGTCGGTTCCACGCCGTTCTCGATGCTGGGCAACATGAACGGCGAGCAAATTTTGGCCGGGAACGGCCACTGCGTCGACATCTCGCTCGATAAGACGCCGCAGCCGGTCGACATGCCGTACTGGAATTTCCCGCAGGAGATCGTCGATACGTTCCGGCTGGACCGTCTCGATCCTAAGGGGCTCGAAATCGTCAGGGATTCGAAGGAAATGCTCGGCAATATTTTCCCGAACAGCTCGTTCCTGCTCATGACGGTAACCCCCGAGAAGGATCTGCCGCCGGTTCCGTTCATCAGCATGCGGCAATGGCGGCCGAAGGGGCCGGACGAGATCGAGATTTGGAACTGGTTCCTGATGTTCAAGAACACGCCGCAGTCGTTCAAGGAAGCTTCGTACCGCGCGGGATCGACGACGTTCAGTCTGTCCGGGATATTCGAAATGGACGATTCCATGACATGGGAGACGATTACGCAGACCGCCGGCAACCGTTTCGCGCGCGAGAACTTGAAGCTGAATTTCCAAATGGGCATGAACGGCATGGGCAAAGCGAAGCGCGACGAGGAATGGCCGCTGCCCGGCATCGCGTATTATCCGCGGTACGGAGAGGGCAACCAGCGGTATTTCTACGAGTCTTACGTGCAAACGATGCTGGGCGAGGACTAA
- a CDS encoding aromatic-ring-hydroxylating dioxygenase subunit beta translates to MEKQQIIDACDPVNRRLLLEGEQFLIREAELLDRGQYGDWIGLLAADIRYQIPIRITRERHAASPFSDQAWHMNENMGSIAMRVERTFSDYNWAEDPPSRTRHFLTNFRLSEAVDRGGEQEIVVRSNLLLFRSRFDSPAYELVSGEREDTLRRTSDGWRLAKRIVWLDHTTMGISSLGIFL, encoded by the coding sequence ATGGAGAAGCAACAAATCATCGATGCATGCGATCCGGTGAACCGCCGGCTGCTGCTGGAAGGCGAGCAGTTTCTCATCCGGGAAGCCGAATTGCTTGATCGCGGGCAATACGGCGATTGGATCGGGCTGCTCGCGGCGGATATTCGGTATCAGATTCCGATCCGGATTACCCGGGAGCGTCACGCGGCCAGCCCGTTTAGCGACCAGGCGTGGCATATGAACGAAAATATGGGCTCGATTGCGATGCGCGTGGAACGGACGTTCTCGGATTACAACTGGGCGGAGGATCCGCCTTCGCGTACGCGGCATTTCCTGACGAATTTCCGATTGTCCGAGGCGGTCGATCGCGGCGGGGAGCAGGAGATCGTCGTTCGCAGCAACCTGCTCTTATTCCGCAGCCGCTTCGACAGTCCGGCGTACGAGCTGGTGTCGGGCGAGCGGGAAGATACGCTGCGCCGGACAAGCGACGGCTGGCGGCTGGCCAAGCGGATCGTATGGCTGGATCATACGACGATGGGCATTAGCAGCTTGGGCATTTTTCTATAA
- a CDS encoding MBL fold metallo-hydrolase has product MLTYHAKGLRVFQSELYQTNCFVIETDDLVLVVDPNYLPSEIDAVRQYVDEVQGGRPVYLFFTHSDFDHIVGFGSFADCTVIAGQTLANRQDKADRTAVVERLDDEFYIRRPYGIDYPRVDIAVAEEGERLTIGGTTLTFRTAYGHNDDGLMCLVEPLNMLITGDYVSDIEFPFVFDTYGHYRQTLAKIASFSRDYDDLLLLPSHGAVTADGKEIARRIADSEAYLRLTEELLDERDDSRFEAFMDRLGYRFRLGFRLRHEANMQQLAQERAQAALS; this is encoded by the coding sequence ATGCTGACGTATCACGCGAAAGGGCTGCGCGTTTTTCAAAGCGAGCTGTACCAAACGAACTGCTTCGTCATCGAAACGGACGATCTCGTGCTTGTCGTGGACCCTAATTACCTGCCATCCGAGATCGATGCCGTTCGTCAGTACGTGGACGAGGTGCAGGGCGGCCGTCCGGTCTACCTGTTCTTCACGCATTCCGACTTCGACCACATCGTCGGTTTCGGTTCTTTCGCGGACTGCACGGTCATCGCCGGGCAGACGCTGGCGAATCGTCAGGATAAGGCTGATCGGACAGCGGTCGTTGAACGGCTGGACGATGAATTCTATATTCGGCGCCCGTACGGCATCGACTATCCGCGCGTGGATATTGCCGTCGCGGAAGAAGGCGAACGTTTGACGATAGGCGGCACGACATTGACGTTTCGGACCGCATATGGACATAACGACGACGGCCTCATGTGCCTGGTGGAACCGCTGAACATGCTGATTACCGGCGACTACGTGTCGGACATCGAATTTCCGTTCGTATTCGACACGTACGGCCATTATCGGCAAACGCTGGCGAAAATCGCCTCGTTCTCTCGGGATTATGACGACCTTCTCCTGCTGCCCAGCCACGGCGCCGTGACCGCCGACGGCAAAGAGATCGCCCGGCGGATCGCCGATTCCGAAGCGTACCTTCGCTTGACGGAAGAGCTTCTCGATGAACGGGATGACAGCCGTTTTGAGGCGTTCATGGATCGGTTGGGGTATCGTTTCAGGCTGGGCTTCAGACTGCGTCATGAGGCGAATATGCAGCAATTGGCCCAAGAACGCGCTCAGGCCGCCTTGAGTTGA
- the thrS gene encoding threonine--tRNA ligase, which yields MDNKVSVKLADGSVRSCSKGVSVATLAEQISPVLRKNAVAGRVDGRLVDLSSVIQADCEVEIIPLESDAGLEVYRHSTAHLLAQAVKRLYGGRGAGEVQLGIGPVIQDGFYYDIAAAEPLTPAELRAIEKEMEAIARENLPIVRHVLGREEAISLFEARGERLKVELIRDLPAEAEISVYEQGEFVDLCRGPHLPSTGRIKAFKLLSVAGAYWRGDAGNAVLQRVYGTAFLKKAQLEHHLELLEEIKKRDHRKLGKELGLFMFSEEAPGMPFFLPKGMIVRTLLEDFSRSFGRKRGYDEVRTPLMMNRRLWEQSGHWDHYKDNMYFAMVDETEYALKPMNCPGHMLIYKNRLRSYRELPIRLAEFGQVHRHEFSGALNGMLRVRSFCQDDAHLFVRPDQIEDEIGRIIALIDEMYAVFGFSYRIELSTKPDDSMGSPEIWERAERSLESVLQAKGADYRINPGDGAFYGPKIDFHIRDAIGRSWQCATVQLDFQMPEKFDLAYIGEDGGKHRPVVIHRAVYGSIDRFIGILTEHYAGAFPLWLAPVQAKIVPVSERDHSRAFEIQALLVEAGIRTEIDERPEKLGYKIREAQLEKAPYTLVIGETERNDGTVSVRRRGEGDIGALPVQDLIARLQAEAAARS from the coding sequence ATGGATAACAAGGTAAGCGTGAAACTGGCGGATGGATCGGTAAGAAGCTGCAGCAAAGGGGTGTCGGTCGCGACGCTGGCGGAGCAGATCAGTCCCGTGCTGCGCAAGAACGCCGTCGCAGGCAGAGTGGACGGCAGGCTGGTTGATTTGAGCTCCGTCATCCAAGCGGATTGCGAGGTGGAGATCATCCCGCTGGAAAGCGATGCGGGGCTGGAGGTGTACCGCCACAGCACGGCTCACTTGCTGGCTCAGGCGGTCAAGCGCCTTTACGGCGGCCGCGGAGCGGGAGAGGTGCAGCTCGGAATCGGACCCGTCATTCAGGACGGATTCTACTACGACATCGCGGCTGCGGAGCCGTTGACACCAGCTGAACTGCGTGCCATCGAGAAGGAAATGGAGGCGATCGCGCGCGAGAATTTGCCCATTGTCCGCCATGTGCTCGGCAGGGAAGAGGCGATTTCGCTGTTCGAGGCGCGAGGTGAACGGTTAAAGGTCGAGCTGATCCGCGATTTGCCCGCCGAAGCGGAAATCTCCGTATACGAGCAAGGCGAATTCGTGGACCTGTGCCGCGGACCGCATCTGCCTTCGACGGGGCGGATAAAGGCGTTCAAGCTGCTCAGCGTAGCCGGCGCGTATTGGCGCGGCGATGCGGGCAACGCCGTACTGCAGCGTGTCTATGGCACGGCATTCCTGAAGAAAGCGCAGCTGGAGCATCATTTGGAGCTGCTGGAGGAAATCAAGAAGCGCGACCACCGGAAGCTCGGCAAGGAGCTCGGGCTGTTCATGTTCTCCGAGGAAGCGCCGGGCATGCCGTTCTTCCTGCCCAAAGGCATGATCGTGCGCACGCTGCTGGAGGATTTCTCGCGCTCCTTCGGACGGAAGCGGGGCTATGACGAGGTGCGTACTCCGCTGATGATGAATCGGAGGCTCTGGGAGCAATCCGGGCATTGGGATCATTACAAGGATAATATGTATTTCGCGATGGTCGACGAAACGGAGTACGCCTTGAAACCGATGAATTGTCCCGGACATATGCTCATCTACAAAAACCGGCTGCGTTCCTACCGCGAGCTGCCGATCCGGCTGGCGGAGTTCGGCCAGGTGCACCGACACGAATTTTCAGGTGCGCTGAACGGCATGCTCCGCGTACGGTCGTTCTGTCAGGACGATGCGCATCTGTTCGTGCGGCCCGATCAGATCGAAGACGAAATCGGCCGCATTATCGCGCTGATCGACGAGATGTACGCGGTATTCGGCTTCTCGTATCGGATCGAGCTGTCGACAAAGCCGGACGATTCGATGGGTTCGCCGGAGATCTGGGAACGCGCGGAGCGATCGCTGGAGTCGGTGCTGCAAGCGAAGGGAGCGGACTATCGGATCAACCCCGGTGACGGCGCATTCTACGGCCCGAAGATCGATTTTCATATCCGCGACGCGATCGGACGGAGCTGGCAGTGCGCGACGGTGCAGCTGGATTTTCAAATGCCGGAGAAATTCGATCTCGCCTACATCGGAGAAGATGGAGGCAAGCATCGTCCGGTCGTCATTCACCGTGCGGTGTATGGGTCGATCGACCGTTTCATCGGCATCCTCACGGAACACTACGCCGGCGCGTTCCCGCTTTGGCTGGCGCCCGTGCAGGCGAAGATCGTCCCTGTATCCGAACGCGATCACAGTCGTGCATTCGAGATCCAAGCGCTGCTGGTGGAAGCGGGAATTCGCACGGAAATCGATGAACGGCCGGAGAAGCTGGGCTACAAAATCCGCGAGGCGCAGCTGGAGAAAGCGCCCTATACGCTGGTGATCGGCGAGACGGAGCGCAATGACGGCACTGTGTCCGTGCGGCGGCGCGGAGAGGGTGATATCGGCGCTCTTCCGGTGCAGGATCTGATCGCGAGGCTGCAAGCGGAAGCGGCGGCGCGGAGCTGA
- a CDS encoding GyrI-like domain-containing protein, which translates to MSTLDDVKEITLPERSYIGMALTSPLAAHEPKRVEQLKKLFIGRRFEIKGLLDSESYVCPSFVCEQLFTYLFCMQVNQLSVVPYGMIGFIIPEQRYVTVRAQGTDPYELLHAYLKAKGLQNNKRGMALEVYRLPKSLWPDEVDVYIPIAK; encoded by the coding sequence ATGAGCACGCTTGATGATGTCAAGGAAATAACGCTGCCGGAGCGAAGCTATATCGGGATGGCGCTTACGTCGCCTCTTGCGGCGCATGAGCCGAAACGGGTGGAACAGCTGAAGAAGCTGTTCATCGGCCGCAGGTTCGAGATTAAAGGCTTGCTGGATTCCGAATCGTACGTTTGTCCGTCTTTCGTATGCGAGCAGTTATTTACGTACTTGTTCTGCATGCAGGTGAATCAGTTGTCCGTCGTCCCGTACGGGATGATCGGCTTCATTATCCCGGAACAGCGATATGTGACGGTGCGGGCACAAGGAACCGATCCTTACGAGCTGCTTCACGCCTATTTGAAGGCGAAGGGACTGCAGAACAACAAACGCGGAATGGCATTGGAAGTGTACCGGTTGCCTAAGTCGCTCTGGCCGGATGAGGTGGACGTGTACATTCCTATTGCGAAGTAA
- a CDS encoding sporulation protein YjcZ codes for MNGVGGAGIGCGGPGVLWTGAGVILVLYILLVIVLRGGFL; via the coding sequence ATGAATGGTGTAGGCGGCGCAGGAATTGGTTGCGGCGGCCCAGGCGTTCTTTGGACTGGTGCAGGTGTAATCCTCGTTCTCTATATTTTGCTCGTAATCGTTCTTCGCGGCGGTTTCCTGTGA
- a CDS encoding spore germination protein GerPE — protein sequence MDDLSVSRLPLDEFSDYPVRVSEVGGVWLTSIGGSSIAQFGDRADIDASIRGVAVQRESDHLVSQDVYFESYDLFSQPVPPPTPWLTAAARDPVDMRTINRDPRISVGSIEIIAVSGAAMVLVGNGVHSRSESRISNIRQFARPPMRYYGTGCCPPLSSCPRDDGGSV from the coding sequence ATGGATGATTTATCCGTCTCCCGGCTCCCGCTCGACGAATTTTCGGACTACCCTGTGCGCGTATCGGAAGTCGGGGGCGTCTGGCTGACCAGTATCGGCGGCTCTTCGATCGCGCAGTTCGGCGACCGGGCGGATATCGACGCCTCCATTCGCGGCGTAGCCGTGCAGCGGGAATCGGATCACCTCGTCTCGCAGGATGTTTATTTCGAATCCTATGATCTGTTTTCCCAACCCGTTCCGCCGCCTACGCCATGGCTGACCGCCGCTGCCAGGGATCCGGTCGACATGCGGACGATTAACCGCGATCCGCGCATCAGCGTCGGGAGCATCGAGATCATCGCCGTCAGCGGCGCTGCCATGGTGCTGGTCGGCAATGGCGTGCACTCGAGGTCCGAATCGCGCATCAGCAATATCCGGCAGTTCGCGAGGCCGCCGATGCGGTACTACGGCACGGGCTGCTGTCCGCCCCTGTCATCCTGCCCGCGAGACGATGGAGGTTCCGTATAG
- the gerPC gene encoding spore germination protein GerPC yields MQSEAQRMPSPWQAVMGLNQYVQQLQCQINDQQALINRLCQQLETLNERIQAVENKPYYHVDTIQYHFDQLKVEKLSGTLNIGMSAPSDEQLKEIGQLVMPANDLNGGHGGNAGHGGNAGNVGNGGQVWNGGTVVNNLKPSMEMKTDPQATNTPHQFPAPSSTGLQPAISPAPPYPEIRHVIDCYLDQSASLKLQQYEAEAGLSLDPYHRRLVIEDIRKQMSQRIQFYIQMVSRESEGQNSGSAAKPDSGLQEEVIRKTTRDIDAALQNYLSRLTGNP; encoded by the coding sequence ATGCAAAGCGAAGCTCAGAGGATGCCATCGCCATGGCAAGCGGTCATGGGACTCAACCAATACGTGCAGCAGCTGCAGTGCCAGATAAACGATCAGCAGGCGCTCATCAACCGGTTATGCCAGCAGCTTGAAACGTTGAACGAACGAATCCAGGCCGTAGAAAATAAACCATACTATCATGTCGATACGATTCAGTACCATTTCGACCAGCTAAAGGTGGAGAAGCTGTCCGGCACCCTCAACATCGGAATGTCGGCGCCAAGCGACGAACAGCTCAAGGAAATCGGACAATTGGTCATGCCGGCAAACGACTTGAACGGCGGGCACGGAGGAAATGCCGGACACGGCGGGAATGCCGGTAACGTGGGCAATGGCGGGCAAGTCTGGAATGGCGGCACTGTCGTGAACAACCTCAAGCCTTCCATGGAGATGAAAACCGATCCGCAGGCGACCAATACCCCGCATCAATTCCCTGCTCCTTCTTCGACCGGGCTTCAGCCTGCCATCTCGCCCGCTCCGCCTTATCCGGAGATCCGCCATGTCATCGATTGCTACTTGGACCAATCCGCGTCGCTTAAGCTGCAGCAGTACGAAGCCGAAGCCGGCCTTTCCTTGGATCCATACCATCGGAGGCTCGTCATTGAAGATATTCGGAAGCAGATGAGTCAGCGTATCCAATTCTATATTCAAATGGTATCCCGCGAGTCGGAAGGCCAGAACAGCGGCTCAGCCGCCAAGCCGGATTCCGGTCTGCAGGAAGAAGTCATTCGCAAGACGACGCGCGATATCGATGCGGCTTTACAGAATTATCTCAGCCGTTTGACCGGCAATCCATAA
- a CDS encoding spore germination protein GerPB, with protein MNLTVHQTITIHQLRVDSVANSSVLQVGTAGSIASNAQLFNTGGFTEPAPQLEENPINFVPLPNPH; from the coding sequence ATGAATCTCACGGTTCATCAGACGATCACGATCCACCAGCTTCGAGTAGACAGCGTTGCGAACTCCTCCGTCCTGCAGGTCGGGACGGCGGGTTCCATCGCTTCCAATGCCCAATTGTTCAACACGGGCGGGTTTACGGAACCGGCGCCTCAGCTCGAGGAGAATCCGATCAATTTCGTGCCGCTGCCGAATCCGCATTAA
- a CDS encoding spore germination protein: MPAIVGFVKVISVGSSAIVQFGDSVQLSPSSSSKTYAGSGSFLTGSLANSNNAVSATNTSDPDVQDNTNNEVATGVNV; the protein is encoded by the coding sequence ATGCCCGCTATCGTCGGTTTCGTCAAAGTCATCAGCGTCGGCTCAAGCGCCATCGTGCAATTCGGCGATTCCGTTCAGCTGTCGCCGTCGAGTTCCTCCAAAACGTACGCAGGATCCGGTTCGTTCCTGACCGGCAGCCTGGCGAACTCCAACAATGCCGTCAGCGCCACGAACACGAGCGATCCCGACGTGCAGGACAACACGAATAATGAAGTCGCAACCGGGGTCAACGTCTAA
- the gndA gene encoding NADP-dependent phosphogluconate dehydrogenase, with product MSKQQIGVIGLAVMGKNLALNIESRGFTVSVFNRSREKTDDLMKEAAGKNLVGTYTIEEFVQSLEVPRKILIMVQAGAGTDATIDSLVPLLDQGDIIIDGGNAYFPDTVRRSKDLEGRGIRFIGTGVSGGEEGALKGPSIMPGGQESAYKLVEPILTAISAKVGGDPCCTYIGPDGAGHYVKMVHNGIEYGDMQLICEAYDLLSRVLGVSTEELQSIFTEWNKGELDSYLIEITADIFSKYDPDTNKPMVDVILDSAGQKGTGKWTSQSALDLGVPLSIITESVFSRFLSALKQERVAASKLLKGPQAAPFQGDKAAFIEAVRKALFASKICSYAQGFAQMRAASDEYGWNLRYGDIAMIFRGGCIIRAGFLQNIKDAYDRNADLSNLLLDEYFKEIVESYQGAWREVIATAVTQGIPVPAFSSALSYYDSYRTERLPANLLQAQRDYFGAHTFKRVDKEGTFHFNWIQS from the coding sequence ATGTCTAAGCAGCAAATCGGCGTTATCGGCCTTGCCGTCATGGGTAAGAACCTTGCGCTCAACATTGAAAGCAGAGGCTTTACGGTATCCGTATTCAACCGTTCGCGCGAGAAAACGGACGACTTGATGAAGGAAGCAGCTGGCAAAAACCTCGTCGGTACATACACAATCGAAGAATTCGTACAATCCCTTGAAGTACCTCGCAAAATCTTGATCATGGTTCAAGCAGGCGCAGGCACGGATGCGACGATCGACTCGCTCGTTCCGCTGCTCGACCAAGGCGATATCATCATCGACGGCGGCAACGCCTACTTCCCTGATACGGTTCGCCGCAGCAAAGACCTTGAAGGTCGCGGCATCCGCTTCATCGGCACCGGCGTTTCCGGCGGCGAAGAAGGCGCGCTGAAAGGACCGTCCATCATGCCTGGCGGTCAAGAATCGGCTTATAAACTCGTTGAACCGATTCTGACGGCAATTTCCGCTAAAGTCGGCGGCGACCCTTGCTGCACATACATCGGCCCGGACGGTGCCGGCCACTATGTGAAAATGGTTCACAACGGCATCGAGTACGGCGACATGCAGCTGATCTGCGAAGCTTACGACCTGCTCAGCCGCGTACTCGGCGTTAGCACGGAAGAGCTGCAATCCATCTTCACGGAATGGAACAAAGGCGAGCTCGACAGCTACCTGATCGAAATTACTGCAGACATTTTCTCCAAATACGATCCGGATACGAACAAACCGATGGTTGACGTTATCCTTGACTCCGCCGGCCAGAAGGGTACCGGTAAATGGACGAGCCAAAGCGCCCTGGATCTCGGCGTTCCGCTGTCGATCATTACGGAATCCGTATTCTCCAGGTTCTTGTCCGCGCTTAAGCAAGAACGCGTAGCAGCAAGCAAATTGCTGAAAGGACCGCAAGCGGCTCCATTCCAAGGCGACAAAGCGGCATTCATCGAAGCCGTTCGCAAAGCGCTGTTCGCGAGCAAAATTTGCTCTTACGCGCAAGGCTTCGCTCAAATGCGCGCGGCATCCGACGAGTACGGCTGGAACCTTCGCTACGGCGATATCGCGATGATCTTCCGCGGCGGCTGCATCATTCGCGCCGGCTTCCTGCAAAACATCAAAGATGCTTACGATCGCAATGCCGATCTGAGCAACCTGCTGCTTGACGAATACTTCAAAGAAATCGTGGAATCGTACCAAGGCGCATGGCGCGAAGTAATCGCAACGGCCGTGACGCAAGGCATTCCGGTACCGGCGTTCTCAAGCGCGCTGTCCTACTACGACAGCTACCGCACGGAGCGTCTTCCGGCGAACCTGCTGCAGGCGCAGCGTGACTACTTCGGCGCTCACACGTTCAAACGCGTGGACAAAGAAGGCACGTTCCACTTCAACTGGATTCAATCGTAA
- a CDS encoding shikimate kinase, whose translation MSDNKPLQHVVLIGFMGTGKSTVGKQLARRLGCSTCDVDAEIVKREGEEIASIFSSRGENAFRAAETEALEAVLSTRDTLVVATGGGAVLAPANRELMMKNGFVVALTADPEQLIARVSQDPDRPLLEGNVRERVYKLLEDRKHAYDFAHLTIDTTTLAVEEVVERIAQAMIR comes from the coding sequence ATGAGCGACAATAAGCCGCTGCAGCATGTGGTACTCATCGGTTTCATGGGCACGGGCAAATCCACGGTCGGCAAACAACTCGCGAGACGGCTGGGCTGCTCGACCTGCGACGTGGATGCCGAAATCGTGAAGCGCGAAGGAGAAGAGATCGCCTCCATCTTCTCGAGCCGGGGCGAGAACGCCTTCCGGGCCGCGGAGACGGAAGCATTGGAAGCCGTGCTGAGTACGCGGGACACGCTTGTCGTCGCGACAGGCGGCGGGGCTGTGCTTGCGCCGGCCAATCGCGAGCTCATGATGAAGAACGGATTTGTCGTGGCGCTTACGGCGGATCCCGAGCAATTGATCGCGCGCGTCAGCCAAGATCCGGACCGGCCGCTGCTCGAGGGCAACGTTCGGGAACGCGTCTATAAGCTGCTCGAAGACCGGAAGCATGCCTATGATTTTGCACACTTGACGATCGATACGACGACCCTCGCCGTCGAAGAGGTCGTGGAACGAATCGCGCAAGCCATGATCCGCTAG